The Dehalogenimonas lykanthroporepellens BL-DC-9 genome includes a window with the following:
- a CDS encoding ribosomal protein L31 (KEGG: deg:DehalGT_1063 ribosomal protein L31~TIGRFAM: ribosomal protein L31~PFAM: ribosomal protein L31), with protein MREKIHPKYHPEARVSCSCGNQFTIGSTKPEIKVELCNKCHPYYTGERRIVDTAGRVDRFKQRYGLKD; from the coding sequence ATGAGAGAAAAAATTCATCCGAAATATCATCCCGAAGCCAGGGTAAGCTGTTCCTGCGGTAATCAATTCACCATCGGCTCGACCAAGCCGGAAATCAAAGTAGAGCTCTGTAACAAGTGTCATCCTTACTACACCGGTGAGCGCCGTATCGTCGATACCGCCGGCCGGGTTGACCGTTTCAAACAGCGTTACGGTCTCAAAGACTAG
- a CDS encoding protein of unknown function DUF28 (PFAM: protein of unknown function DUF28~KEGG: det:DET0444 hypothetical protein) — MSGHSKWATIKHQKGAADAKRGQLFTKLSREIILSAKDGGPDPAMNARLRLAVQKARDARMPSDNIERAIKKGSGQLEGETLFELTLEGYGPGGVAILVQAVSDNRNRTIQEVRHLFTKSGGAMGEAGCVAWIFDPKGIVNVNAENRDTDEVTLEVIDAGAEDVKADGDYLEVITAPEQLEAVRQAVEAKAIPIENSGLEMKPKTLVELDDDTAVQVLKLLTALEDLDDAQNVYSNADFSDEALEKYQAG, encoded by the coding sequence ATGTCGGGACATTCCAAGTGGGCCACTATCAAACACCAGAAAGGGGCCGCTGACGCCAAGCGCGGTCAACTGTTCACCAAACTGTCCCGTGAAATTATCCTGTCGGCCAAGGACGGCGGGCCTGACCCGGCCATGAACGCCCGGTTGCGTCTGGCGGTGCAGAAGGCCAGGGATGCCCGGATGCCGTCGGATAACATTGAACGCGCCATCAAGAAGGGTTCCGGTCAACTGGAAGGCGAAACCCTGTTCGAGCTGACACTGGAAGGCTACGGCCCGGGCGGGGTGGCGATACTGGTGCAGGCGGTGTCGGATAACCGCAATCGGACCATCCAGGAAGTCCGTCACCTGTTCACCAAGAGCGGCGGGGCCATGGGCGAAGCCGGATGCGTCGCCTGGATATTCGATCCCAAGGGCATCGTGAACGTCAATGCCGAAAATCGGGATACGGATGAAGTCACTCTGGAAGTTATCGACGCCGGCGCCGAAGATGTCAAGGCTGACGGAGATTATCTGGAAGTCATCACCGCCCCGGAACAGCTGGAGGCGGTGCGGCAGGCGGTCGAGGCCAAGGCTATCCCCATCGAAAATTCAGGTCTGGAGATGAAGCCCAAGACGCTGGTGGAACTGGACGACGATACGGCGGTGCAGGTGCTCAAACTGTTGACCGCCCTCGAGGATCTTGATGACGCACAGAACGTCTATTCCAACGCCGATTTTTCCGATGAGGCCCTTGAGAAATATCAGGCGGGTTAG
- a CDS encoding pyridoxine biosynthesis protein (KEGG: deg:DehalGT_0324 pyridoxine biosynthesis protein~TIGRFAM: pyridoxine biosynthesis protein~PFAM: Vitamin B6 biosynthesis protein), translated as MEKEITSGTFKVKSGLAQMLKGGVIMDVTTPEQAKIAEEAGACAVMALERVPSDIRAAGGVARMADPTIIKQIMESVTIPVMAKCRIGHFVEARVLEAMGVDFIDESEVLTPADEAFHVWKSDFTVPFVCGCRELGEALRRIGEGAAMIRTKGEPGTGNVVEAVRHMRAVQAGIRRVVSAPQEELMAIARELAAPFELVTQVHRMGKLPVVNFAAGGIATPADAALMIQLGAEGVFVGSGIFKSADPSKRARAIVKATTHYQDAALIAEVSADLGEPMHGLEISQIPDEQLMAGRGW; from the coding sequence ATGGAAAAAGAAATTACGTCCGGTACTTTCAAGGTCAAGAGCGGTCTGGCTCAGATGCTCAAGGGCGGCGTCATCATGGATGTGACCACCCCGGAGCAGGCCAAAATCGCCGAAGAGGCCGGCGCCTGCGCTGTCATGGCGCTGGAGCGCGTCCCTTCGGACATCCGTGCCGCCGGTGGCGTAGCCCGCATGGCCGACCCGACCATTATCAAGCAAATCATGGAATCGGTAACCATACCGGTGATGGCCAAGTGCCGCATCGGTCATTTCGTCGAAGCCCGGGTGCTGGAGGCCATGGGGGTTGATTTCATCGATGAATCCGAGGTGCTGACCCCGGCGGATGAGGCTTTCCACGTCTGGAAGAGTGATTTTACCGTGCCATTCGTCTGCGGTTGCCGCGAACTGGGCGAAGCCCTGCGGCGAATCGGCGAGGGTGCCGCCATGATACGCACCAAGGGCGAACCGGGCACCGGCAACGTAGTAGAAGCCGTCCGCCATATGCGGGCCGTCCAGGCCGGCATCCGTCGGGTGGTTTCAGCGCCGCAGGAAGAACTGATGGCAATCGCCAGGGAACTGGCCGCTCCCTTTGAGCTGGTGACCCAAGTCCACCGGATGGGCAAATTGCCGGTGGTTAATTTCGCCGCCGGCGGCATCGCCACTCCCGCCGATGCGGCGCTGATGATACAACTGGGCGCCGAAGGGGTCTTCGTGGGTTCCGGTATCTTCAAGTCCGCTGACCCGTCGAAAAGGGCCAGGGCTATAGTAAAAGCCACCACCCACTACCAGGACGCGGCGCTTATTGCCGAGGTTTCCGCTGACCTGGGCGAGCCGATGCATGGGCTGGAAATCAGCCAGATACCCGATGAGCAGTTAATGGCCGGCCGCGGCTGGTAA
- a CDS encoding ABC oligopeptide transporter, inner membrane subunit OppC (KEGG: rhi:NGR_b13760 ABC oligopeptide transporter, inner membrane subunit OppC), with product MWKIATGLLSGIIGIFILINVTLENEYVSWAADNMMLQFVAALIGLAFIHLGYRLVTSGWRRQ from the coding sequence ATGTGGAAAATCGCAACAGGCCTGCTGTCCGGAATAATCGGCATCTTCATTCTGATAAATGTGACGCTGGAAAACGAATACGTATCCTGGGCGGCAGATAACATGATGCTTCAGTTCGTGGCCGCCCTGATCGGGCTGGCGTTCATCCACCTGGGTTACCGGCTGGTGACTTCCGGCTGGCGCCGCCAGTAA
- a CDS encoding drug resistance transporter, EmrB/QacA subfamily (KEGG: cwo:Cwoe_4177 drug resistance transporter, EmrB/QacA subfamily~TIGRFAM: drug resistance transporter, EmrB/QacA subfamily~PFAM: major facilitator superfamily MFS_1), translated as MQDAESADKNPRPVNKWAVLAVLSTALFMVNLDVTIVNIALPKIMDRLPASLSEAEWVLNAYVLVFAVLLVTLGRMGDIFGRKRLFIGGLAVFTVASFACGIAPNIGWLISGRVVQAIGGAAMMPATLSIINVCFQSGQRGLAMGIWGASAGAAAALGPIIGGLLVGSLGWPWVFLVNIPIGLIAFVAALKIVPESSDPNASRSLDWPGMATATLTLGALSFALIEGQAFGWTSPPILALFAVALMSAGTFLLVESRAPVPLVPISFFRNISFTAGNVLGLIVMFSLVGLIFLSVMYLQAVRDYSPMESGLIILPLPLAMMIVSPLAGRLADRLQMRFLLSAGMVMVGLGMSFLSQIQPDTPGWSMSWPLGLTGIGLGLVMAPLSSIVMASAPVVRSGTASGILTTMRQTGATLGITVLGAVLQFNMVKNLREFFDRIPFMPQSAKDAILEGVSHHGMGGAVTSDAPEYLQLLIGQVMTEQFTRATTTAIEVAMWVSLAGAAIALAISYDPKRTTGA; from the coding sequence ATGCAAGATGCCGAGTCTGCCGACAAGAACCCCCGCCCTGTAAATAAATGGGCGGTACTGGCCGTATTGTCGACGGCATTGTTCATGGTCAATCTCGATGTGACCATCGTCAACATCGCCCTGCCCAAGATTATGGACCGTCTGCCGGCTTCGCTGTCGGAGGCGGAATGGGTGCTCAACGCTTATGTTCTGGTATTTGCCGTACTGCTGGTAACGTTGGGGCGCATGGGCGATATCTTCGGCCGCAAACGGCTGTTCATCGGCGGGCTGGCGGTATTCACCGTGGCTTCTTTCGCCTGCGGCATCGCCCCGAATATCGGCTGGCTGATAAGCGGCCGGGTGGTTCAGGCTATCGGCGGCGCGGCGATGATGCCAGCGACCCTTTCTATTATCAATGTCTGTTTTCAAAGCGGTCAGCGCGGCCTGGCCATGGGCATCTGGGGCGCGTCAGCCGGCGCCGCGGCGGCGCTGGGACCGATTATCGGAGGGCTTCTGGTCGGCAGTCTGGGCTGGCCCTGGGTATTCCTGGTGAATATCCCCATCGGCCTGATCGCCTTCGTCGCCGCCCTGAAAATAGTGCCCGAATCATCTGACCCCAATGCCAGCCGCAGTCTGGACTGGCCGGGGATGGCCACCGCTACGCTGACGCTGGGGGCGCTGAGCTTTGCTCTCATCGAGGGGCAGGCTTTCGGCTGGACTTCGCCGCCGATACTGGCATTATTCGCTGTCGCCCTGATGAGCGCCGGGACTTTTCTGCTCGTGGAATCCCGGGCACCGGTGCCGCTGGTACCCATCAGCTTTTTCAGAAACATCTCCTTTACCGCCGGCAATGTCCTGGGACTGATTGTCATGTTCAGCCTGGTCGGCCTGATATTCCTGTCGGTGATGTACCTGCAGGCGGTGCGGGACTATTCCCCCATGGAATCGGGATTGATTATCCTGCCCCTGCCCCTGGCCATGATGATAGTGTCGCCGCTGGCCGGACGGCTGGCCGACCGGCTCCAGATGCGCTTCCTGCTGTCAGCCGGAATGGTCATGGTCGGCCTGGGGATGTCTTTCCTCTCCCAGATTCAACCGGATACGCCGGGCTGGTCCATGTCCTGGCCGTTGGGGCTGACCGGAATCGGTCTCGGACTGGTAATGGCCCCGCTGAGCTCCATCGTCATGGCCTCAGCCCCGGTTGTCCGTTCCGGCACCGCTTCCGGCATACTGACGACCATGCGTCAGACCGGCGCCACCCTGGGCATAACCGTACTGGGAGCGGTACTGCAGTTCAACATGGTCAAGAATCTGCGGGAGTTTTTCGACCGTATCCCATTCATGCCCCAATCAGCCAAAGACGCTATCCTCGAAGGGGTCAGTCACCACGGCATGGGCGGCGCCGTCACCTCCGACGCGCCGGAATATCTCCAGCTGTTGATTGGACAGGTGATGACCGAACAGTTCACCCGGGCAACGACTACCGCCATCGAAGTGGCCATGTGGGTGTCCCTGGCCGGTGCGGCGATAGCACTGGCCATATCCTACGACCCGAAGAGAACCACCGGGGCATAA
- a CDS encoding crossover junction endodeoxyribonuclease RuvC (TIGRFAM: crossover junction endodeoxyribonuclease RuvC~KEGG: deg:DehalGT_0384 crossover junction endodeoxyribonuclease RuvC~PFAM: Crossover junction endodeoxyribonuclease RuvC) gives MRVLGIDPGTRCLGYGIIDADGADLTFVISGTVKCADKTPMPERLKYIYSELVAIITRYQPQCAAIETPFMAENARSALTLGKAQAVAVLASANAGLEVYEYPPARIKSHVAGFGASAKDQIIRMVTLQLNLAQPPASPDAADALACALCHVQEVRIASAISGARS, from the coding sequence ATGAGAGTACTGGGAATCGACCCGGGAACCCGGTGCCTGGGATACGGCATCATCGACGCCGACGGCGCCGACCTGACCTTCGTAATCAGCGGTACCGTTAAATGCGCGGACAAAACCCCGATGCCGGAACGGCTGAAATATATTTACAGTGAACTGGTGGCCATTATCACCCGCTATCAGCCCCAATGCGCCGCCATCGAAACCCCGTTCATGGCTGAAAACGCCCGTTCGGCACTGACCCTCGGCAAGGCTCAGGCGGTGGCTGTCCTGGCTTCGGCCAATGCCGGACTCGAAGTCTACGAGTATCCGCCGGCCCGTATCAAATCCCATGTTGCGGGTTTCGGAGCTTCGGCCAAGGACCAGATAATCCGGATGGTAACCCTTCAACTCAATCTGGCTCAGCCGCCGGCGTCACCTGATGCCGCCGACGCTCTGGCCTGCGCCCTGTGCCATGTCCAGGAAGTCCGGATAGCCTCGGCCATTTCCGGAGCCCGTTCCTGA
- a CDS encoding protein of unknown function DUF1385 (PFAM: protein of unknown function DUF1385~KEGG: dev:DhcVS_1110 hypothetical protein) produces the protein MAQKFYYGGQSIIEGVMIRGQKSLVMAVRRPGGGIAVESNPLPRIYTGRLRQLPLVRGIIVLLESMVLGVQALMHSADVALEEEQEDLSPWMMWGLIGFSVVVSVVVFFLAPLFITHLFDRWLESAVLFNIVEGLVRLGIFVVYLKLIGRMSDIRRVFSYHGAEHQTINAYEHGVKLDPLEVRNFSTAHTRCGTSFMLAVLVIAIFVFSLIGKPDLWLMVLSRVLLLPVIAALGYEFTRYAAGHGDNPLVSLLARPGMWLQALTTRQPELAQLEVGIAALKRALVNDNPELEGELYPQGVTSETDTDIENDVEPSTAPEEGPLT, from the coding sequence ATGGCTCAGAAATTCTATTACGGCGGACAGTCCATCATCGAAGGCGTGATGATCCGCGGTCAAAAATCGCTGGTCATGGCGGTGCGACGACCCGGCGGTGGTATCGCCGTCGAATCCAACCCTCTGCCCAGAATATATACCGGCCGGCTTCGGCAACTGCCGTTAGTCCGGGGTATCATCGTCCTGCTGGAATCCATGGTGCTTGGCGTTCAGGCGTTGATGCATTCTGCGGACGTGGCGCTGGAAGAAGAACAGGAAGACCTGTCACCCTGGATGATGTGGGGTCTGATCGGTTTCTCAGTAGTGGTTTCAGTGGTCGTCTTTTTTTTGGCTCCGCTGTTTATTACCCACCTGTTCGACCGGTGGCTGGAATCCGCGGTGCTGTTCAACATCGTGGAAGGTCTGGTCAGGCTGGGGATTTTTGTGGTTTACCTGAAACTCATCGGTCGCATGTCCGATATCCGTCGGGTATTTTCCTATCACGGCGCCGAACACCAGACCATCAACGCCTATGAACACGGAGTCAAGCTGGATCCGCTGGAGGTGCGTAACTTTTCCACGGCTCACACCCGGTGCGGCACCAGTTTCATGCTGGCGGTGCTGGTTATCGCCATCTTCGTTTTCAGCCTCATCGGCAAACCCGACCTGTGGCTGATGGTACTGTCCCGCGTACTGCTTCTGCCGGTGATTGCCGCTCTGGGCTATGAGTTCACCCGGTATGCCGCCGGCCACGGCGATAATCCCCTGGTCAGTCTGCTGGCCCGTCCCGGCATGTGGCTCCAGGCCCTGACCACCCGTCAGCCGGAACTGGCGCAACTGGAGGTGGGCATTGCCGCTCTCAAGCGGGCTCTGGTCAACGATAATCCCGAACTGGAAGGCGAGCTTTATCCGCAAGGCGTGACTTCCGAGACAGATACCGACATTGAAAACGATGTTGAGCCTTCAACCGCTCCGGAAGAAGGACCCCTTACCTGA
- a CDS encoding ribosomal protein L27 (KEGG: deg:DehalGT_1062 ribosomal protein L27~TIGRFAM: ribosomal protein L27~PFAM: ribosomal protein L27) → MAHKKGGGSSRNGRDSKPKMLGVKRYAGEKVLAGTILVRQRGTPIKAGENVGVGRDHTLFATASGVVEYKPTSNNRRMASVKTG, encoded by the coding sequence ATGGCTCATAAAAAAGGCGGCGGTTCCAGCCGCAACGGCAGAGATTCCAAGCCCAAGATGCTGGGCGTCAAGCGTTACGCCGGGGAGAAGGTGCTGGCCGGCACTATCCTGGTGCGACAGCGCGGCACCCCCATCAAGGCGGGTGAAAACGTCGGTGTCGGACGGGATCACACCCTCTTCGCCACCGCCAGCGGTGTCGTGGAATACAAACCAACCAGCAACAACAGGAGGATGGCCAGCGTCAAGACTGGCTAG